The window tttttagacaGTTTAAGCGTCGGGTCAGGTTCCAAtaggaatttatttattttccatgtTTAGAAAACTTAAGGCGTTATGCTACCAACTCCACAGTCCCAAAAAGGAAATAAGGACAAAAATATACAGTAGCAGAAAGAAACGTcctaacatttttttctttattcaggTTTGGATGCGTAACGTGCAGCTAAGTTTACTGTCCCTGCCATTTGGTACTATCACATATTTTGTCAACGGGGGATCGGCGCACGAGATATTAAAAGGATTCGATGCATTCGTGTGGTACCTAGTGCTGTTGCAAGCTGCTGGTGGCCTTATCGTTGCAGTAGTGGTCAAATACGCAGATAATATACTGAAAGGTTTCGCAACATCCGTGGCTATAATAATAACGTGTATAGTTTCCATGTTTATATTCAACTTCGTGCTTACCGTGCAGTTCGCCGCGGGCACTCTTCTAGTAATAAGCTCAATTTTCCTGTACGGCTACGTACCTAAAAAGCCTGATCCACGCTCATTGAGTGTGTGATCtcaatcaaattatatattattttatatattttgcttatgtatattgtatatacataatgCCTAATAGgcaacataatttttaagtaaaagtcAGTATATTTAAAACGAAACATCGTTGACAGAAACGGAAACCTAAGGCATGTCTTTCTTCAGTAttctaaaatgtttttgtaaaggCTCATTAGAGTCCCTTTGGTTATTGAGTCGTCTCAAAATGTAACTTATTCTTTTGAGATTTTctttatgtattttgaaaataactgTTGGGCAGCAGTGGTCTGCTCGCGGGTGAGGGCGTTGCAAAGAGTTGGGAGGTAATTTCgatttgaaatatattgttgtctttttgtgtatttaatatagtctaagatccggctgcaaaatcactacgttcatcgcgtagttaatcaaactcacattttaacatacatttatgaataggataatgcatagataatagggtgccagtcaataagtggccgcaagtaattttaattaaattaatgttaattaattttccaaaaaaaatttcgttcacttgttttttaaataaaatatcatccacatcatagaaatgtatgtaaagaattcgaaaatcaatgggtgccgttacacactcggccgcaactactacgcagccaggtgtaaacaggtaatattttggtctatttatacgttcatgtcgtacacgcatgttttttatatcaaattaaagctaatttttttttaatatgatgatatatcgctgcctgtgaataaatggccgcaaataaaggttgctagctgttaaaaactcgaggtatccgagataaagtgaaagagagttagcgcgtaacgccacttcttagacaaggatggcgagtaccagctgtgcttttttctaaaatgttaatattacttttatcaaCGTAATAACACTTTCaagttcaataaataaatgatatcaaCAACGTTGTGTATAACGAGCTCAAAAAGAAGGTTAgcatataagaataatttagctGCACTGTTGAGAACCCTATCTATACGCGTGCGCAATGGCTTCAAATACTCGCACAGCTGGTACTCGCCATCCTTGTCTAACAAGTGGCGTTACGCGCTAActctctttcactttatctcggatacctcgagtttttaacagctagcaacctttatttgcggccatttattcacaggcagcgatatatcatcatattaaaaaaaaaaaattagctttaatttgatataaaaaacatgcgtgtacgacatgaacgtataaatagaccaaaatattacctgtttacacctggctgcgtagtagttgcggccgagtgtgtaacggcacccattgattttcgaattctttacatacatttctatgatgtggatgatattttatttaaaaaacaagtgaacgaaattttttttggaaaattaattaacattaatttaattaaaattacttgcggccacttattgactggcaccctattatctatgtattatcctattcataaatgtatgttaaaatgtgagtttgattAACTACGCGATGAACGTAGTGATTTTGCAGCCGGATCTCGTACTAATACAACACGTTCCTTTGAATTGTCTTAATAAGGCAAAACaatctttacaaaaatatttaaatatgaaatggcCAGTCACTACAGCAAAAACTAATGCTTCGGCTTGATGTAGGTACCGTCATAGCGCCTTACTTGAGACAGTTTTGGAATTCAggtgtttataaacttttactgTGTCAACGAATAGTGACAGTATTCACATCTATAATATAGTCTGTACCTTTTTTATCCAAAAAATGCTTCCCCAAGCCCATAGGTACATcacagattttttattttttttatttttgctgtcTCATGTTACCATCATGAAGTGCCATAATTGATACACCACACAAAACATATGAAAGTATCATGaatagaatttaaatgaatacttgagacagtaaaaaaattcaaaaactacATGACCaactgaaaattttttttttgggcagCTGCACTAAATTTTAAGTACCAAAAATGAAACAAGTTCCGTATAgctcaatttttattaatattcattacAATCAGTTTAAATCAACGTTGTTCGCTTATTTGGCAATGCAGTgaaaacaaatagaaatacttttctaaagtaaaataaggagaaaataatgaaacaagaATTTAATCTTACATAACTCAAAAACTTATAACAATCATACtccaatattttcatatatagTGGGTACTAtagtaactaaaaaaataatacacgtTTTTGGTAGCTTTATAAGCTAAtcattacaataattaaacattacaaaaataatcagaTAAATCAGTTTCTAAAATGAGACGTTTCAAGTTGACTGCATGTATCAAATTGACAACACTTAAGTGAGTACTTGAACTTACaactaataaacaatattcttcagtcttaaaatttcaatcagtcttcattaataataagatttggctttatattacttacatttacATTGAAACTGTAACGACCTCTTTTCAACAATACTGGCTTAACaactgatataattttttgagaGTCAACAGTCATAATATCATCAACAGGGGGAAATACATAAATTCCTTTATTTGTGCTTTTTCTCAAAAACTTACAGGAATACTCATtctcatttaatatttcagttaTCTGAGCAAAGAACTCTTTTAccattggtttatttttaaagccaTCATATATTAAGTGAATTTTTACAAAGTCATACATTTTTACAGATACTTCAGAAGTAGGTTCGGTTTCTATATGTTCATTCTTGGTTTcacttaaaatttgtttcagtTTCATTTTAGCAGATTTGGAGGATGATGGTTGCTGTGttgatttaaatacttttggcTGCGAAGTTATATCGTTTTGATCTTTAGGTTTGCgttttatatcaatagatttagAGGTAGATGGTTGCTGTTCTGGTTCATATACTTTTGGTAGCGTAATAATGTCGTCTTGATTAGTGGAAGATAATGGTTCCTGTGGTGATGCAAATACTTCTGGCTGagtaattacattattttgatcttTTGTGGAAGAAGACAGTTTCTGTActgatttagatatttttgatTGCGAAATTATGTCCTCTTCACCTTTTGATTTTTCTCGTGATTTAGAGACTCTTGGctggaaaaatatattttcttgatCTTCAGAATCTAAATATACATGTTTtctttgttgttttaatttaatgttaggAATGATATTTGATTGGGTTGTGgttttttctatcaaattaTCGAAATCTTGTAATTCAGATATATTATCACTATCAGATGTATCATGTACAGAATAATTGCTAGAAACTGTAGTATCCGTGTCTTCTTCACGTGCTGTTTTCGGTTGCGTAAATAATGGATCTGAATCTATGTTTACTTCTAAATAATCTTCTTCTGCATCACAAATTCCCACGTCTACTTCTTCAATATTTTGAGTATTTGAAGGATTTGTAATATCGGAGACTGTAAGGCTTTGACCTGCCGAAGCTTgcaattttttctttctcacTTTAAGAGGAGCTGATGTATTAAGACgactttcttttaaaaaactttcgAATGCACTCGCCCATTCTTTAGATGTGCTGTTATTTTCTGGAGTTTCAACGGGAAGCTTGGCCAgaactgtttgtttgttgagaGGGCAAATCCCAGCTGCACGAAACCCTGACTTTAAATTCTCTGAAGATGTCAACAGTTGATCTAACGATCGTTTTAAAAGTCGCGGAAACTGATCTTTGGGAATGCAGCCCCTGGTTTTCTGCTTCCATTCTAATAAGGTTTTTCGCCATATTGCTTTAAGTGGACGGAAGTAAGCGACATCAAGCGGTTGGGTTAAGTGTGAACTATTTGCAGGGAGAAATATGAAACGAATATCTGATTCCGCACATTTTTGTATAACCTTTACAGACAGATGACTTGCCAGGTTATCTCCTAGTATTGCTTTCGGACCTTCACCTACCGAACTGAAATAAGGTACAACCACTTTGAAAAACCAGTCTTCAAACGTTGTACTGTCAAACCAACCGCTTCTTGTTCGATTGTAGAATGTATTAGCTGGCCCTCCTCTCAACCAAGAATCGTAAAGGTGCTCAGCCTTATATACGACATATATTGGTAATAAAGCTCCTGATGCTGATCCTGCAAACATAACCGATGTGCTCGATTTCGAAGCgtcaatgatattttttggACTTTTGAAACCTCTTCTTActaatacttttgtttttccaGGGTCGTCGGTAAAGttagtttcatcaaaattcacaATTGCTTCTGGTTTTACTCCCTCCAAGCTAATCATTagattatcaaaataatcagATATCATTTCAGGATTAACAGCAGCTCTTGCTCTTTTAATGTTTTCACAAAACTTGTACGAAATTTCATGTTTGTTTCGGTCTAAAAATCCTTTCAACCAAAATCTTCCTGGCAAATTGTTCTTAAATCTAGGTTCTGTCTTTCCCTTCGTGTCAAGGTATTGCTTCACAATAAGCGTCAAGTCAAAGGCTGTTATAGGAAATCCCCATTTCCCGCAAAGAATTAAGGCttctacaattatattttcatcttcATTTGAAAAAACTGTGGGTCTTCCAACTTTATTCATATGCTTACAACGCACTTTTCTCTGTACAGTGGCTGGTggaacattatatttttctgcaGCTTTTCTAATCGACATACCTTTTCGCACTGAAGCCACTGCATTTTCAACCGCTTCATTGGAGTAGTTACGGTATGGCCGTGACCCAATTTTCTTTCGATACCTTCCCATGTTCTGTCAAAAAATCGAAATGAAGATTTAGGTAAGCCCAAGATAATTGTCTTTCTTGGCAAATTTTCTTGTCAATTATTTTACCCTTCCATTGAAATCTTCAAAACCATAGTAGACATGAAAATTCATTACATACACCacagatataaaaacattacattaaatgtaatgttattatatctGTGACATACatcaaaagataatttttataggattgattaataagaatagaacattttacaccattgttatttttatgaaaagattATCCATTAATcgcaaaaaaaatccttttcgttcacattcatattatatttaaaatacttgaCAACAAGTTTACATGAATCTATGGTTTCTAtgatttcattgaaatattaaatttttgacagAAAAAAATGGCCGCAAAACgagcttttaattaaaaagaaagttttaacAATTAGTAAGCCATTTTGAGACATAGTAAATAACTTGAGACAGTTGGTAACTTGAAACAGTAGGTAACATGAGACAGTAGATAACATGAAACAAATGTATCAAATTACAACCACttcgaaatattttcatttggaGTGGCACACAAGCCGtcgttttaacttaaaattcaCGAAACCTTTGATAGTTTGTAGCTAAATAGTAAGGTTAGGTTATGCAAAGACCAGATTTTGACAAAGATCAACACAGATCGAGTAACATGTGAAGTTTTATGAACCACAGAACTTAACAATTTATTGTGAAAACTTTCAACtctaattattcataaaataggcttgaaaagacttactttagttattatttatcttgcaCACACTTTTCTCCTGTCGCCATGACACTTGCCAGCAGTAATGTTAccatgtgtaaaaaaatatgggtgCGTTCGAAAAAACCAGTTATTTGTATCAAGTTAACCTGCAGTATCAAGTAAGGCACATTGACGGTATGCAGTCTTTGATCaacaatatatgtaggtacctactagaTTTTTATCCACCGAGTGTGCCTAAGGCGCGAGGGCCTCGCCGAATGaacaaaaactaacaaaaaaattatcaatattacTAAGTACATATGTAGATCTTATcgtatagatatttttaatcttgGTACGTAAATTAGTATcgtcatacatttttaaaacagcCTAAATGCCAACAATTTAGTAGTATCATGAACTATAAATctgtttttcaattaattatacaataaaatataaaataaatagatacatataaaaattattattactgatttaataaatatgtagcgTTAAGATTTTCAAATCTTCGCCatattctataattttttattatgtcggtataagtattttaaaaagcgcGCCcccttttcttattttctcacacaaaatataataaatcatagGATCATATTAAAAAGCGTGAAATGG is drawn from Amyelois transitella isolate CPQ chromosome 6, ilAmyTran1.1, whole genome shotgun sequence and contains these coding sequences:
- the LOC106129813 gene encoding uncharacterized protein LOC106129813 is translated as MGRYRKKIGSRPYRNYSNEAVENAVASVRKGMSIRKAAEKYNVPPATVQRKVRCKHMNKVGRPTVFSNEDENIIVEALILCGKWGFPITAFDLTLIVKQYLDTKGKTEPRFKNNLPGRFWLKGFLDRNKHEISYKFCENIKRARAAVNPEMISDYFDNLMISLEGVKPEAIVNFDETNFTDDPGKTKVLVRRGFKSPKNIIDASKSSTSVMFAGSASGALLPIYVVYKAEHLYDSWLRGGPANTFYNRTRSGWFDSTTFEDWFFKVVVPYFSSVGEGPKAILGDNLASHLSVKVIQKCAESDIRFIFLPANSSHLTQPLDVAYFRPLKAIWRKTLLEWKQKTRGCIPKDQFPRLLKRSLDQLLTSSENLKSGFRAAGICPLNKQTVLAKLPVETPENNSTSKEWASAFESFLKESRLNTSAPLKVRKKKLQASAGQSLTVSDITNPSNTQNIEEVDVGICDAEEDYLEVNIDSDPLFTQPKTAREEDTDTTVSSNYSVHDTSDSDNISELQDFDNLIEKTTTQSNIIPNIKLKQQRKHVYLDSEDQENIFFQPRVSKSREKSKGEEDIISQSKISKSVQKLSSSTKDQNNVITQPEVFASPQEPLSSTNQDDIITLPKVYEPEQQPSTSKSIDIKRKPKDQNDITSQPKVFKSTQQPSSSKSAKMKLKQILSETKNEHIETEPTSEVSVKMYDFVKIHLIYDGFKNKPMVKEFFAQITEILNENEYSCKFLRKSTNKGIYVFPPVDDIMTVDSQKIISVVKPVLLKRGRYSFNVNVSNIKPNLIINED